A window of Solea solea chromosome 18, fSolSol10.1, whole genome shotgun sequence contains these coding sequences:
- the angel1 gene encoding uncharacterized protein angel1 isoform X1, which yields MICSLLFYALYPLSRYLTAGRRSEASQKGLSPAVVHGTAAWDGCAVTTKRFTQSQTTQPDQWLCSSSTAKGKTEEGMKEGSPDKEGDTGMEQNKEQPVAVPHKEPKNGETKMSEEPQSEATKTSEEPQSEATKMSEEPQSEATKTSEEPQSEATKMSEEPQNEAKETSEEPQSEAKETSKEPQSEAKETSKEPQSEAKETSEEPQSEAKETSEEPQSEATKKSEEPQSEATETSEESQSEATETSEEPQSEATETSEEPQSEALKPIEEPQSEAVKTSKEPQNEAVMTSELPQGKMEVSMQQNICEYRRQNTKEATDIPSEDINPEQALAAHIKWLQTDASIKETVCPGLEEIQIHTPTHSMEQLVISAEERIEQTACSGEQQTQTLSMESETPAVSEVTECWDEYYINPAADEEYDGANSSKLVFCEHSQTHLTTSKPCNTQNSLHFPAGLGLAGEIECPLWQFPAGSYYPPLESPESFEVMWRVWQSLPAAEPALIPFPFTKTSLNFTVMSYNILAQDLLEANEELYIHCPLEVLDWSYRCSLLLEEIFKWAPDILCLQEVQENHYHEQLYPALCQMGYTCVYKRRTGPKTDGCATCYRSSCFSEVSVSLLEFFRPDTELLNRHNVGIVLLLRPVVTQGSEIKAMGPPLCVGNTHLLFNPRRGDVKLAQLAMMLAEIDSTVKSCKAKGEHCNIVLCGDFNSVPHMPLYQLITTGTLYYRGLPAWMVSGQEDLSFKTHFHRLSVPLWHSCLGITDNCQYSASKNTFENKGQTSGKLHYSHDFMRQLRYCPAACVRPVDLKLIQGVTDNAPDPSLENPSYDTCSRHTLTHCLDLESVYQHVLPGSGAPEVTTVHTEVGATVDYIFYSPRRSSTSAQMACGNFVSEGLELIGSLCLLSEDVLWSMNGLPNHMFPSDHLSLVAKFQLDLNSPAIG from the exons CTGTCACGGTACCTGACCGCGGGTCGACGCTCAG AGGCCTCTCAGAAAGGTCTCTCTCCTGCAGTTGTCCATGGCACGGCAGCATGGGATGGTTGTGCTGTCACGACAAAGAGGTTCACCCAGTCTCAGACAACCCAGCCGGACCAGTGGCTCTGCTCAAGCAGTACGGCGAAGGGAAAAACGGAAGAAGGGATGAAAGAGGGAAGCCCAGATAAAGAAGGTGATACAGGGATGGAGCAAAACAAGGAGCAGCCAGTGGCTGTACCACACAAAGAACCCAAGAATGGGGAGACAAAGATGAGTGAAGAACCACAGAGTGAGGCTACGAAGACAAGTGAAGAACCACAGAGTGAGGCTACGAAGATGAGTGAAGAACCACAGAGTGAGGCTACGAAGACGAGTGAAGAACCACAGAGTGAGGCTACGAAGATGAGTGAAGAACCACAGAATGAGGCTAAGGAGACGAGTGAAGAACCACAGAGTGAGGCTAAGGAGACGAGTAAAGAACCACAGAGTGAGGCTAAGGAGACGAGTAAAGAACCACAGAGTGAGGCTAAGGAGACGAGTGAAGAACCTCAGAGTGAGGCTAAGGAGACGAGTGAAGAACCACAGAGTGAGGCTACGAAGAAGAGTGAAGAACCACAGAGTGAGGCTACGGAGACGAGTGAAGAATCACAGAGTGAGGCTACGGAGACGAGTGAAGAACCACAGAGTGAGGCTACGGAGACGAGTGAAGAACCACAGAGTGAGGCTTTGAAGCCGATTGAAGAACCACAAAGTGAGGCTGTGAAAACAAGTAAGGAACCACAGAATGAGGCTGTGATGACAAGTGAGTTGCCACAAGGCAAAATGGAAGTTTCCATGCAACAGAATATCTGTGAGTATAGGAGGCAAAACACAAAAGAGGCAACTGATATTCCATCAGAGGACATCAACCCAGAACAAGCACTTGCAGCCCATATAAAGTGGTTGCAAACAGACGCTAGCATAAAGGAAACCGTCTGTCCAGGACTAGAAGAAATACAGATACATACACCAACACACAGTATGGAACAGTTGGTCATTTCAGCTGAGGAAAGAATTGAACAAACTGCCTGTTCAGGAGagcaacagacacagacactaaGCATGGAGTCTGAGACTCCAGCTGTCAGTGAAGTAACTGAGTGCTGGGATGAATACTATATAAATCCTGCTGCTGATGAAGAGTATGATGGGGCAAACAGTTCTAAGTTGGTGTTTTGTGAGCATTCTCAAACTCACCTTACAACCAGCAAGCCATGCAATACGCAAAATAGCTTGCACTTCCCTGCAGGACTTGGCTTGGCAGGGGAGATAGAGTGCCCACTGTGGCAGTTTCCTGCTGGGAGCTATTACCCTCCATTAGAGTCCCCCGAATCATTTGAAG TAATGTGGAGAGTATGGCAGAGTTTACCTGCAGCAGAGCCTGCGCTGATACCTTTCCCTTTCACAAAGACATCATTGAACTTCACTGTCATGTCCTACAACATCCTCGCTCAGGATTTACTGGAGGCCAATGAGGAGCTGTACATACATTGTCCTCTGGAGGTGCTGGACTGGAGCTACCGCTGCAGCCTCCTCCTAGAGGAAATATTTAAATGGGCGCCAGAT ATTCTTTGTCTCCAAGAGGTTCAGGAAAACCACTACCATGAACAACTTTATCCAGCGCTGTGTCAGATGG GCTACACATGTGTGTACAAGCGCCGCACAGGACCCAAGACAGACGGCTGTGCCACTTGCTATAGAAGCAGCTGCTTCTCTGAGGTGTCCGTCTCATTACTGGAGTTCTTCAGGCCGGACACGGAGCTGCTCAACCGGCACAATGTTGGCATTGTGCTGCTGCTTCGGCCTGTGGTCACCCAGGGGTCTGAGATCAAGGCGATGGGCCCGCCCCTTTGTGTGGGCAACACCCACCTGCTCTTCAACCCGAGAAGAGGTGACGTGAAGCTGGCTCAGTTAGCCATGATGCTGGCAGAGATTGACAGTACGGTCAAGTCCTGTAAGGCCAAGGGTGAACATTGTAACATTGTATTGTGTGGAGACTTTAACTCGGTCCCACACATGCCTCTTTACCAACTCATCACTACGGGCACGCTCTACTACCGGGGTCTACCTGCATGGATG GTATCAGGTCAAGAGGACCTGTCCTTTAAAACTCATTTTCACAGACTGTCTGTTCCCCTGTGGCACAGCTGCCTGGGAATTACTGACAACTGTCAGTATAGTGcatccaaaaacacatttgagaacaaGGGTCAGACATCAG GGAAACTTCACTACAGCCATGACTTTATGCGACAGCTGCGCTATTGTCCAGCTGCATGCGTCCGTCCTGTGGACCTGAAGCTGATCCAGGGCGTGACAGACAATGCACCAG ATCCTTCACTGGAAAATCCATCTTATGATacatg TTCcagacacactctcactcattgCTTAGACCTGGAGTCTGTCTATCAACATGTTCTTCCGGGCTCTGGCGCCCCAGAAGTTACAACCGTACACACTGAAGTGGGAGCCACAGTCGACTACATCTTCTACTCCCCAAGACGCAGCTCTACCTCTGCTCAGATGG cttgTGGCAACTTTGTGAGTGAGGGTCTGGAGTTGATTGGTAGTCTCTGTCTCCTGTCAGAGGATGTCTTGTGGTCAATGAACGGTCTTCCCAATCACATGTTCCCCTCTGACCATCTTAGTCTTGTGGCCAAATTCCAGCTGGACCTGAACTCTCCCGCGATAGGATAG
- the angel1 gene encoding uncharacterized protein angel1 isoform X2 — protein MICSLLFYALYPLSRYLTAGRRSEASQKGLSPAVVHGTAAWDGCAVTTKRFTQSQTTQPDQWLCSSSTAKGKTEEGMKEGSPDKEGDTGMEQNKEQPVAVPHKEPKNGETKMSEEPQSEATKTSEEPQSEATKMSEEPQSEATKTSEEPQSEATKMSEEPQNEAKETSEEPQSEAKETSKEPQSEAKETSKEPQSEAKETSEEPQSEAKETSEEPQSEATKKSEEPQSEATETSEESQSEATETSEEPQSEATETSEEPQSEALKPIEEPQSEAVKTSKEPQNEAVMTSELPQGKMEVSMQQNICEYRRQNTKEATDIPSEDINPEQALAAHIKWLQTDASIKETVCPGLEEIQIHTPTHSMEQLVISAEERIEQTACSGEQQTQTLSMESETPAVSEVTECWDEYYINPAADEEYDGANSSKLVFCEHSQTHLTTSKPCNTQNSLHFPAGLGLAGEIECPLWQFPAGSYYPPLESPESFEVMWRVWQSLPAAEPALIPFPFTKTSLNFTVMSYNILAQDLLEANEELYIHCPLEVLDWSYRCSLLLEEIFKWAPDILCLQEVQENHYHEQLYPALCQMGYTCVYKRRTGPKTDGCATCYRSSCFSEVSVSLLEFFRPDTELLNRHNVGIVLLLRPVVTQGSEIKAMGPPLCVGNTHLLFNPRRGDVKLAQLAMMLAEIDSTVKSCKAKGEHCNIVLCGDFNSVPHMPLYQLITTGTLYYRGLPAWMVSGQEDLSFKTHFHRLSVPLWHSCLGITDNCQYSASKNTFENKGQTSGKLHYSHDFMRQLRYCPAACVRPVDLKLIQGVTDNAPVPDTLSLIA, from the exons CTGTCACGGTACCTGACCGCGGGTCGACGCTCAG AGGCCTCTCAGAAAGGTCTCTCTCCTGCAGTTGTCCATGGCACGGCAGCATGGGATGGTTGTGCTGTCACGACAAAGAGGTTCACCCAGTCTCAGACAACCCAGCCGGACCAGTGGCTCTGCTCAAGCAGTACGGCGAAGGGAAAAACGGAAGAAGGGATGAAAGAGGGAAGCCCAGATAAAGAAGGTGATACAGGGATGGAGCAAAACAAGGAGCAGCCAGTGGCTGTACCACACAAAGAACCCAAGAATGGGGAGACAAAGATGAGTGAAGAACCACAGAGTGAGGCTACGAAGACAAGTGAAGAACCACAGAGTGAGGCTACGAAGATGAGTGAAGAACCACAGAGTGAGGCTACGAAGACGAGTGAAGAACCACAGAGTGAGGCTACGAAGATGAGTGAAGAACCACAGAATGAGGCTAAGGAGACGAGTGAAGAACCACAGAGTGAGGCTAAGGAGACGAGTAAAGAACCACAGAGTGAGGCTAAGGAGACGAGTAAAGAACCACAGAGTGAGGCTAAGGAGACGAGTGAAGAACCTCAGAGTGAGGCTAAGGAGACGAGTGAAGAACCACAGAGTGAGGCTACGAAGAAGAGTGAAGAACCACAGAGTGAGGCTACGGAGACGAGTGAAGAATCACAGAGTGAGGCTACGGAGACGAGTGAAGAACCACAGAGTGAGGCTACGGAGACGAGTGAAGAACCACAGAGTGAGGCTTTGAAGCCGATTGAAGAACCACAAAGTGAGGCTGTGAAAACAAGTAAGGAACCACAGAATGAGGCTGTGATGACAAGTGAGTTGCCACAAGGCAAAATGGAAGTTTCCATGCAACAGAATATCTGTGAGTATAGGAGGCAAAACACAAAAGAGGCAACTGATATTCCATCAGAGGACATCAACCCAGAACAAGCACTTGCAGCCCATATAAAGTGGTTGCAAACAGACGCTAGCATAAAGGAAACCGTCTGTCCAGGACTAGAAGAAATACAGATACATACACCAACACACAGTATGGAACAGTTGGTCATTTCAGCTGAGGAAAGAATTGAACAAACTGCCTGTTCAGGAGagcaacagacacagacactaaGCATGGAGTCTGAGACTCCAGCTGTCAGTGAAGTAACTGAGTGCTGGGATGAATACTATATAAATCCTGCTGCTGATGAAGAGTATGATGGGGCAAACAGTTCTAAGTTGGTGTTTTGTGAGCATTCTCAAACTCACCTTACAACCAGCAAGCCATGCAATACGCAAAATAGCTTGCACTTCCCTGCAGGACTTGGCTTGGCAGGGGAGATAGAGTGCCCACTGTGGCAGTTTCCTGCTGGGAGCTATTACCCTCCATTAGAGTCCCCCGAATCATTTGAAG TAATGTGGAGAGTATGGCAGAGTTTACCTGCAGCAGAGCCTGCGCTGATACCTTTCCCTTTCACAAAGACATCATTGAACTTCACTGTCATGTCCTACAACATCCTCGCTCAGGATTTACTGGAGGCCAATGAGGAGCTGTACATACATTGTCCTCTGGAGGTGCTGGACTGGAGCTACCGCTGCAGCCTCCTCCTAGAGGAAATATTTAAATGGGCGCCAGAT ATTCTTTGTCTCCAAGAGGTTCAGGAAAACCACTACCATGAACAACTTTATCCAGCGCTGTGTCAGATGG GCTACACATGTGTGTACAAGCGCCGCACAGGACCCAAGACAGACGGCTGTGCCACTTGCTATAGAAGCAGCTGCTTCTCTGAGGTGTCCGTCTCATTACTGGAGTTCTTCAGGCCGGACACGGAGCTGCTCAACCGGCACAATGTTGGCATTGTGCTGCTGCTTCGGCCTGTGGTCACCCAGGGGTCTGAGATCAAGGCGATGGGCCCGCCCCTTTGTGTGGGCAACACCCACCTGCTCTTCAACCCGAGAAGAGGTGACGTGAAGCTGGCTCAGTTAGCCATGATGCTGGCAGAGATTGACAGTACGGTCAAGTCCTGTAAGGCCAAGGGTGAACATTGTAACATTGTATTGTGTGGAGACTTTAACTCGGTCCCACACATGCCTCTTTACCAACTCATCACTACGGGCACGCTCTACTACCGGGGTCTACCTGCATGGATG GTATCAGGTCAAGAGGACCTGTCCTTTAAAACTCATTTTCACAGACTGTCTGTTCCCCTGTGGCACAGCTGCCTGGGAATTACTGACAACTGTCAGTATAGTGcatccaaaaacacatttgagaacaaGGGTCAGACATCAG GGAAACTTCACTACAGCCATGACTTTATGCGACAGCTGCGCTATTGTCCAGCTGCATGCGTCCGTCCTGTGGACCTGAAGCTGATCCAGGGCGTGACAGACAATGCACCAG TTCcagacacactctcactcattgCTTAG